The Podospora pseudocomata strain CBS 415.72m chromosome 1 map unlocalized CBS415.72m_1, whole genome shotgun sequence genome has a segment encoding these proteins:
- a CDS encoding uncharacterized protein (COG:O; EggNog:ENOG503P1XI), translated as MSSTNSRFKGFPGFGKRKSSGPPQQNGQNGRASPHVPQTQTPPLGAPQIPTLFPSRPGAPSIASNSSQQSLPMNHPGPGPRPPSYTPQNYPPGPPGPVGRTSPLANQGPARTPPSQMVGGPPPINTGAPPVAGYPPPVMGGPPPPPGYGNPTGYPPPPPQPTGPVAPYQRNVAAEVEGNSRSKAQLIVGIDFAGNDQGTTFSGVAFAFATNNEAKEDIITEWPGAGSYTKQKIPTVLYYDQYQKVVGWGPDIADALAPTGYPKPGVQKVEWFKLQLMLSGNTYIDPINLPPLPPGKSEIDVAADYLFKLRQAMRAALQKTLGEVFNREERNIRYYLTVPAIWNDAGKAATRAAAIQAGFLRDENDNRLTLVSEPEAAALFCSKTGLLNLKVHDAVLIVDCGGGTVDLIAYEVEDENPFTVAECTAGSGDSCGSTALNRNFSNILRTKIRKMKLPDGSKTAGRVYAKCIMDFENRIKADFRNNGQKWAVDVGIEAEFPEAGIEEGYMTFTNEEILQCFEPVVNRILELVRNQIIAIQAQNRTLQNILVVGGFGASEYLFQQIKLHVPPQFQSKVVRPMDSVAAIVKGAVTAGITERVITHRVARRHYLMATLQPFKEGYHPEAYRVPSLDGKDRCKFTRQIFVQKGQKVKIGEPVKVSFFRQVAPGATLMYEDILYACDDDVCPEYTKDPRIKEVVTLTSDLSRKNLEKDFERMDTPQGTFYRVYFDIYLTLDGSEFSAELVCQGEVMGRCRARFR; from the exons ATGAGTTCTACGAACTCCCGCTTCAAAGGCTTTCCAGGCTTCGGTAAGCGAAAATCGAGCGGCCCTCCACAGCAGAACGGGCAGAACGGGAGAGCCAGCCCACACGTACCCCAGACCCAGACCCCGCCTCTGGGAGCCCCTCAAATACCGACGCTGTTTCCGTCGCGCCCGGGTGCCCCGTCGATTGCCTCCAACTCTTCTCAGCAGAGTCTCCCAATGAATCATCCAGGTCCTGGTCCACGACCACCCAGCTACACTCCGCAGAACTATCCTCCCGGCCCTCCCGGTCCCGTCGGTCGCACCAGCCCCCTCGCCAACCAAGGCCCGGCTCGCACCCCGCCCTCGCAAATGGTCGGTGGTCCTCCGCCCATCAACACCGGCGCTCCTCCGGTCGCTGGGTACCCACCCCCCGTGATGGGtggccctcctccgccgccaggATATGGCAACCCAACAGGCtaccctcccccgccgccgcagcctACCGGCCCTGTCGCCCCTTACCAGCGCAACGTGGCTGCCGAAGTGGAAGGAAACAGCCGGAGTAAGGCTCAGCTGATTGTTGGCATCGACTTT GCTGGCAATGATCAGGGCACCACGTTCTCTGGCGTGGCCTTTGCGTTCGCCACCAACAATGAGGCGAAGGAAGACATCATTACAGAGTGGCCTGGTGCTGGCTCGTACACCAAGCAAAAG ATTCCCACAGTGCTGTACTATGATCAGTACCAAAAGGTTGTGGGCTGGGGTCCCGATATTGCCGATGCCCTCGCTCCAACAGGATACCCCAAGCCGGGTGTTCAGAAGGTAGAATGGTTCAAGCTGCAGCTGATGCTCTCAGGCAACACGTATATCgaccccatcaacctccctcccctcccgccggGAAAGTCGGAGATTGATGTGGCCGCCGATTATCTTTTCAAGCTCCGCCAGGCCATGAGAGCGGCCCTCCAGAAGACTCTGGGTGAGGTGTTCAACCGTGAGGAGAGGAATATCCGTTACTACCTGACAGTGCCTGCCATTTGGAACGACGCAGGCAAGGCTGCCACGAGAGCGGCTGCTATCCAGGCCGGCTTCCTTCGGGACGAGAACGACAACCGCCTTACCCTGGTCAGCGAGCCCGAAGCTGCTGCTCTGTTCTGTTCCAAGACTGGTCTCCTGAACCTCAAGGTGCACGACGCCGTCCTGATTGTCGattgcggtggtggtaccgTCGATTTGATCGCCTACGAAGTCGAAGATGAGAACCCCTTCACAGTAGCCGAATGCACGGCTGGTTCCGGTGACTCTTGTGGTTCGACTGCCCTCAACCGCAACTTCAGCAACATCCTCCGCACCAAGATCCGGAAGATGAAGCTACCTGACGGCTCCAAGACGGCTGGCCGTGTCTATGCCAAGTGCATCATGGACTTTGAGAACCGCATCAAGGCTGATTTCCGGAATAACGGCCAGAAGTgggctgttgatgttggtatCGAGGCCGAGTTCCCAGAGGCCGGCATCGAAGAGGGTTACATGACTTTCACTAACGAGGAGATCCTGCAATGCTTCGAGCCCGTTGTTAACCGCATTCTGGAACTCGTCCGCAACCAGATCATTGCCATTCAGGCGCAAAACCGcaccctccaaaacatcTTGGTTGTCGGTGGCTTCGGTGCTTCCGAGTACCTCTTCCAACAGATCAAGCTGCATGTTCCACCTCAGTTCCAGTCCAAGGTTGTCCGGCCCATGGATTCCGTCGCCGCTATCGTCAAGGGTGCCGTCACAGCTGGTATCACCGAGAGAGTCATCACACACCGTGTTGCCCGCCGTCACTACTTGATGGCCACTTTGCAACCATTCAAGGAGGGATACCATCCCGAGGCGTACCGTGTTCCCTCGCTCGATGGCAAGGACCGCTGCAAGTTTACCAGACAGATCTTTGTGCAAAAGGGCCAAAAGGTCAAGATTGGCGAGCCCGTCAAGGTGTCCTTTTTCCGACAGGTCGCCCCTGGCGCCACTCTCATGTACGAAGATATCCTGTATGCCTGCGACGACGATGTCTGCCCAGAGTATACCAAGGATCCTA GAATCAAGGAGGTTGTCACGCTCACCTCGGACTTGTCACGCAAGAACTTGGAGAAGGATTTCGAAAGAATGGACACGCCACAAGGCACATTCTACCGTGTCTACTTTGACATTTACCTCACCCTGGACGGTTCAGAATTCAGTGCCGAGCTTGTGTGCCAGGGCGAAGTCATGGGCCGGTGCCGCGCTAGGTTCAGGTAA
- a CDS encoding uncharacterized protein (CAZy:GH152; EggNog:ENOG503Q4UD; COG:S), producing MAQTVAGGKACCRQKQGGVTMAATRPVKTNGATSVINPAPPPPHKERHRGQRLKRLVLAPLALLGGNASAETVTVTVYGGPANLSGPGPTAINNTLATGSASITSSSAQVTELDHNNLTPIPLLVTNNCAETIWPGIATQNGIGPGTGGFELGPGASRQMYVSPDWQGRVWGRTNCSFNADGTGPSNLNGVNGAGAACLTGDCFAQLDCQFTGAVPVTLAEFNLIGGMEGKQTFYDISLVDGYNIPLAIIYIPAKNTSWIPPNLTNAACIASSGYLAEPASTGTFFTNASFPIPLETVQTNPTVARWCPWDLQKYPPSKPGSGIYPYPDDKIERPVFDPCLSACSKTQAPQDCCTGEFNGPEVCRPSLYSEMAKSVCPDAYSYAFDDRTSTFIVPAGGGWEVRFCPVGRSTNILEVFGKELRSLASGGWHPDQGVVERVREKVGNKSYIESVNPVRAGAGRQVKGVGWGLVLGGMLVVIVGGVVF from the exons ATGGCTCAAACGGTTGCTGGAGGAAAGGCATGCTGTCGGCAGAAACAAGGCGGCGTCACGATGGCAGCTACTAGACCAGTCAAGACGAACGGAGCCACAAGTGTTATTaacccagcaccaccgcccccacaCAAGGAAAGGCACCGCGGTCAGCGCCTAAAGAGACTCGTTCTGGCACCCCTGGCTCTCTTGGGCGGGAATGCCTCCGCTGAGACCGTCACAGTAACAGTCTACGGCGGTCCTGCAAACCTTTCTGGACCAGGTCCAACAGCAATCAATAACACACTCGCCACTGGCAGCGCATccatcacatcatcatccgcccAAGTCACAGAGCTTGACCACAACAACCTAACCCCCATCCCTTTGCTTGTCACCAACAACTGTGCCGAGACTATCTGGCCCGGCATTGCAACCCAGAACGGCATCGGACCGGGAACAGGCGGGTTTGAACTCGGACCGGGAGCCTCGAGACAAATGTATGTCAGTCCTGACTGGCAGGGGAGAGTGTGGGGGAGGACGAATTGCTCGTTCAATGCCGATGGTACGGGGCCGAGCAACCTCAATGGCGTCAATGGTGCCGGGGCGGCGTGTCTGACAGGTGATTGTTTTGCTCAGTTGGACTGTCAGTTTACT GGCGCCGTCCCGGTAACCCTAGCCGAGTTCAACCTCATAGGCGGCATGGAAGGCAAGCAAACCTTTTACGACATTTCCCTCGTCGACGGCTACAACatccccctcgccatcatATACATACCCGCCAAGAACACGTCCTGGATCCCCCCCAACCTGACCAACGCGGCCTGCATCGCCTCTTCGGGCTACCTCGCGGAACCAGCTAGTACGGgaaccttcttcaccaacgccTCGTTTCCGATCCCTCTAGAGACTGTACAGACCAACCCCACGGTGGCTAGGTGGTGCCCGTGGGACCTGCAAAAgtaccccccctccaagccgGGCAGCGGGATTTACCCTTACCCAGACGACAAGATTGAGCGTCCGGTTTTTGACCCGTGCCTGAGCGCGTGCTCCAAGACGCAGGCGCCGCAGGACTGCTGCACGGGGGAGTTCAACGGGCCGGAGGTTTGCCGGCCGAGCTTGTACAGCGAGATGGCGAAGAGTGTCTGCCCGGACGCGTACTCGTACGCGTTCGACGACCGGACGAGCACCTTTATCGTTCcggcggggggagggtgggaggtgaggtttTGTCCTGTGGGGAGGAGCACGAACATACTGGAGGTTTTTGGGAAGGAGCTGAGGAGCTTGGCGAGTGGGGGTTGGCATCCTGAccagggggttgttgagagggTTAGGGAGAAGGTCGGGAATAAGAGTTATATTGAGAGTGTCAATCCTGTGAGGGCGGGGGCGGGAAGGCAGGTGAAGGgagtgggatgggggttggttttgggggggatgttggttgtgattgttgggggggtggtgttttga
- a CDS encoding uncharacterized protein (EggNog:ENOG503P2HU; COG:S), translated as MAPPKEEESHEGASTAELLIASCRSNNPTLLLSLLPQDDEDAAAALLNNTTTVMGNHLYHEAASRGHYEIIDTLLDQPGFECDPVNRLEGDTPLHTAIRWINSEPPEQREFGNALVEMMLEAGSNPRIKNKGGLTALQLVDPRNEGLRELIRKHEYASLNQGDFVDVGDVKGGGKLVQQQQQEEEEEESDDDAEFSGSDDEERAEWERRRKEKRK; from the exons ATGGCACCccccaaagaagaagaatccCACGAG GGCGCCTCAACAGCCGAActcctcatcgcctcctgccgctccaacaaccccaccctcctcctctccctcctcccccaagacgacgaagacgccgccgccgccctcctaAACAACACGACAACCGTAATGGGCAACCACCTCTACCACGAGGCCGCCTCCCGGGGCCACTACGAAATAAtcgacaccctcctcgaccagCCCGGCTTCGAGTGCGACCCCGTCAACCGCCTCGAGGGTGACACCCCCCTGCACACGGCCATCCGCTGGATCAACTCAGAGCCCCCCGAGCAGCGCGAGTTCGGCAACGCCCTGGTCGAGATGATGCTCGAGGCCGGGTCGAACCCGAGGATCAAGAACAAGGGCGGGCTGACAGCGCTGCAGCTGGTAGATCCAAGAAATGAAGGACTCAGAGAGCTGATCAGAAAGCACGAGTACGCCAGCCTGAATCAGGGTGACTTTGTCGACGTCGGGGATGTCAAGGGGGGTGGTAAGCtggtgcagcagcagcagcaggaggaggaggaggaggagagcgatGATGACGCGGAATTCAGTGGGAgtgacgacgaggagagggcagagtgggagaggaggaggaaggagaagagaaagtaA
- the RPC11 gene encoding RNA polymerase III C11 subunit (COG:K; EggNog:ENOG503P5TR; BUSCO:EOG0926539T), whose protein sequence is MPILFCPYCANMLILSRMDTGGNRVECRTCPYQHAIEKPYYSRKVFPKVEKEDLFGGPDAWANAQKQKVQCSSAECSGGEAAFFQVQIRSADEPMTTFYRCLTCGKNWREN, encoded by the exons ATGCCAATCCTCT TCTGCCCCTACTGCGCGAACATGCTCATCCTCTCCCGGATGGACACAGGTGGCAACCGCGTAGAATGCCGCACCTGCCCCTACCAGCACGCCATCGAGAAGCCCTACTACTCCCGCAAGGTCTTCCCCAAGGTCGAAAAGGAAGATCTCTTCGGCGGCCCTGATGCCTGGGCCAACGcgcaaaagcaaaaagtgCAGTGCTCGTCCGCTGAGTGCTCGGGCGGGGAGGCAGCTTTCTTCCAGGTGCAAATTCGCTCTGCTGATGAGCCCATGACGACATTCTACAGG TGCTTGACCTGCGGGAAGAACTGGAGAGAAAACTGA
- the soh1 gene encoding Mediator of RNA polymerase II transcription subunit 31 (BUSCO:EOG09265KF9; EggNog:ENOG503P5DS; COG:K): MASEPMSIGSSAQDPPPVPDATSQEPKYGGHTRFELELEFVQALGNPEYVNYLASRKFLQNPAFVAYLDYLQYWTRPPYLQYITYPTSCLKMLELLQVERFRKDILSPNLTHALVTEGMKAAVEWHRESLS; this comes from the exons atggcATCCGAACCAATGTCAATAGGCAGCTCAGCCCAAGATCCCCCTCCAGTGCCCGACGCGACCTCGCAGGAGCCAAAGTACGGCGGCCACACACGTTTCGAGCTAGAATTGGAG TTTGTCCAAGCCCTAGGGAACCCAGAATATGTTAACTACCTGGCCTCCCGGAAATTCCTCCAAAATCCCGCCTTTGTTGCGTACCTCGATTACTTGCAATACTGGACGCGCCCGCCATATCTCCAGTATATCACATATCCTACTTCGTGTCTGAAGATGCTAGAGCTTCTTCAAGTCGAGCGCTTCAGAAAGGATATCCTGTCGCCGAACTTGACGCATGCGCTGGTTACCGAGGGAATGAAGGCTGCGGTGGAGTGGCATCGCGAGTCGTTGAGCTGA
- a CDS encoding uncharacterized protein (MEROPS:MER0027251; EggNog:ENOG503NZ14; COG:S; BUSCO:EOG09263S2P) has product MSLENTTSELTDGLSNTTTTQAPEPTAFALILLLRPEYLSVVISALCIIWLGAHGSLRRPPSAAPIKTKKGQKQPKEDKFAEGLAASDAIMFPILAGILLISLYYLIEWLQDPDILNKFMRAYLSIMAVASLGRLAGDSLDVLTSLVFPSTWVDGKGTVYHIDSYKHHQYVVDKATGQNKVVRDRTSPLPGFLSILAQSKKAGDVLWLVRHLFTEEWTVKFAMHGLVFVKFNIKLNDLLGFMVSIPFAAAYHYLGWNILSNIMSAGMCYATFMLLSPTSFGIGTMVLWGLFVYDIVMVFYTPYMITVATKLDAPIKLVFENNKSVSMLGLGDIVVPGMLMGLALRFDLYQFYQKQIKLEPVELVSETLAEDGTKSVTTTETCERRVKAPFVDPRGQWGNRLWCTQFGGLFPVKEATSVRAATAFPKPYFYASMVGYTAGMLVTLTMLLVFRHGQPALLYLVPGVTGALWLTALARGELKDVWGYTEDGSLDTEDVVVDVAGESKVMEKKDGEVKKKAGEVDKKDDSESYDVFHFSISAPRIASKVIKAT; this is encoded by the exons ATGTCTTTAGAGAACACCACTTCCGAATTGACAGATGGCCTcagcaacacaaccaccacccaggccCCAGAACCAACCGCCTTTGCTTTAATACTGCTACTGAGACCAGAATATCTCTCTGTTGTGATCAGCGCGCTATGCATCATTTGGCTAGGCGCTCATGGCTCACTTCGACGACCGCCCTCAGCGGCACCCATCAAGACGAAGAAAGGCCAGAAGCAGCCTAAAGAAGACAAATTCGCCGAAGGGCTCGCTGCTTCAGACGCCATCATGTTTCCCATCTTGGCCGGTATCCTTCTGATCAGCTTGTACTACCTCATCGAGTGGCTTCAGGACCCTGACATCTTGAACAAGTTCATGAGGGCTTACCTGTCCATCATGGCCGTTGCGAGTTTGGGCCGGCTGGCCGGAGATTCGCTGGATGTTCTGACGAGTTTGGTATTCCCGTCTACCTGGGTTGATGGCAAGGGGACAGTGTATCACATCGACTCGTACAAGCACCATCAGTATGTTGTCGACAAGGCCACTGGTCAGAACAAGGTTGTCCGAGACCGGACGTCTCCCCTTCCTGGCTTCCTGTCTATTCTGGCGCAATCAAAAAAAGCTGGGGATGTCCTCTGGCTGGTACGGCATCTTTTCACTGAGGAATGGACTGTCAAGTTTGCGATGCATGGCTTGGTCTTTGTCAAGTTCAACATCAAGCTCAACGACTTGCTTGGGTTCATGGTTTCGATACCCTTTGCTGCGGCGTACCACTATCTTGGCTGGAACATTTTGTCCAACATTATGAGTGCGGGGATGTGCTACGCTACGTTTATGCTTTTGTCGCCAACCTCGTTCGGGATCGGGACTATGGTTTTGTGGGGGCTTTTTGTTTATGATATTGTCATGGTGTTCTATAC TCCCTACATGATCACAGTCGCAACAAAGCTCGACGCCCCAATCAAGCTGGTCTTCGAGAACAACAAGAGCGTCAGCATGCTCGGTCTCGGCGACATCGTCGTCCCCGGCATGCTTATGGGACTTGCACTTCGCTTTGACCTCTACCAATTCTACCAGAAGCAGATCAAGCTCGAACCTGTCGAGCTGGTTTCGGAGACCCTGGCGGAGGATGGAACAAAATCGGTTACTACTACTGAGACTTGCGAACGTCGGGTCAAGGCTCCGTTTGTTGATCCCAGGGGACAGTGGGGCAACAGACTTTGGTGCACCCAatttggtggtttgtttccTGTCAAGGAGGCTACCTCGGTCCGGGCTGCCACCGCCTTTCCGAAACCCTACTTTTATGCCTCTATGGTTGGGTACACCGCGGGTATGCTGGTCACGTTGACAATGTTGTTGGTTTTTAGACATGGTCAGCCGGCGCTGCTCTATCTGGTGCCTGGCGTTACCGGAGCGTTGTGGCTGACTGCTTTGGCGAGAGGTGAGTTGAAGGATGTGTGGGGGTATACTGAGGATGGGAGCCTTGACAcggaggatgtggttgtcGATGTTGCGGGAGAATCGAAGGTtatggagaagaaggacggggaggtcaagaagaaggctggggAGGTCGACAAGAAGGATGACTCAGAGAGCTATGATGTCTTTCACTTCTCTATCTCCGCGCCGCGGATAGCGTCAAAGGTCATAAAAGCAACCTAG
- a CDS encoding uncharacterized protein (COG:E; EggNog:ENOG503P8IA): MASPSNKKEPVLVQWILDTRPWYPEATQTKQLETHASRALSLLPESERASVLRYFHVRDAKMSLASHLLKHYAITKLTPTPWSATTITRNSKTKPVYLDPSTGQEPVSFNVTHQAGLVALVAVANYHSGQADTGVDVVCTSERRDRDHKLILTDPAGWPGFVDMHADVFGPGEVTYLKYRVLSAVPGLVSGSKPEDLIDGKLRAFYALWALREAYIKLTGEALLAEWLRELEFVTFRPPRPTEAWEVPAREDDDDDVDIDTAQVIRKFDIRFWGEKVEDVKMCLRSIGPDYMIATAVRTPDRKEDALGWELGPYEFLELDELLDFAEANR, encoded by the exons ATGGCATCGCCATCAAACAAAAAAGAACCCGTCCTCGTCCAGTGGATCCTAGACACCCGCCCCTGGTACCCCGAAGccacccaaaccaaacaaCTCGAGACTCAT gcCTCCCGAGCAttatccctcctcccagagTCAGAACGCGCCTCGGTCCTCCGCTACTTCCACGTCCGCGACGCCAAAATGtccctcgcctcccacctcctcaagcactacgccatcaccaagctcacccccaccccctggTCCGCCACAACCATAACCCGCAActccaaaacaaaacccgTCTAcctcgacccctccaccggccaaGAGCCCGTCTCCTTCAACGTGACCCACCAAGCCGGCCTCGTCGCACTCGTCGCCGTGGCCAACTATCACTCGGGACAAGCAGACACAGGCGTAGACGTAGTCTGCACCTCTGAACGCCGCGACCGCGACCACAAGCTGATCCTCACCGACCCCGCCGGCTGGCCCGGCTTCGTGGACATGCACGCCGACGTCTTCGGCCCGGGCGAGGTCACCTACCTCAAGTACCGTGTCCTCTCCGCCGTGCCAGGTTTGGTATCCGGTTCTAAGCCAGAGGACCTCATCGACGGGAAGCTCCGCGCGTTTTATGCGCTCTgggcgttgagggaggcTTACATCAAGCTCACGGGCGAGGCTCTCCTGGCCGAGTGGCTGCGGGAGCTGGAGTTTGTCACTTTCCGCCCTCCAAGACCAACAGAGGCGTGGGAGGTCCCCGCtagggaggatgatgatgatgatgtcgacatAGATACCGCGCAAGTGATCAGGAAGTTTGATATCAGGTTCTGGGGGGAAAAGGTTGAGGATGTGAAAATGTGTTTGAGGTCTATTGGGCCGGATTACATGATTGCCACTGCCGTGAGGACGCCTGATCGCAAAGAGGATGCCCTGGGGTGGGAGCTGGGCCCGTATGAGTTCCTGGAATTGGACGAACTGCTTGATTTTGCAGAGGCGAATAGGTAG